A genomic window from Magnetococcales bacterium includes:
- the ftsW gene encoding putative lipid II flippase FtsW, with the protein MASDKKGFFGQLAQMDLWLAAAALTLVVIGQVMVYSSSVPVAMRRFGDPNHFAVRNLIFAMIGIIVATVISRLSVESIRNLGRIGFWVSLMTLAIVLIPGLGIEGGGARRWINFRVFTIQPSEPFKVLLVLFVAHVLETDPGRVLRIKGGLLPLLVLFGVAAAMLMSEPDFGATLISGTVVLGMVFVAGIPFAWIVFMIVAAIPAAAAGVIMAPYRFQRVMSFWDPWDDPQDSDFQLAQSLLSFGSGGISGTGLGEGRQKQLYLPEAHTDFIFSVIGEELGLFWILLIIALFAAIIWRAFAIARSTPDPYVRLGAAGMGILLGTQSIANMGVVMGLLPPKGLTLPLVSYGGSSLIITLSIIGLLLAFSRTVPPQHHASRVGRE; encoded by the coding sequence ATGGCATCTGACAAAAAGGGCTTTTTTGGTCAATTGGCCCAAATGGATTTGTGGTTGGCGGCTGCCGCTTTGACCCTGGTGGTCATCGGTCAGGTGATGGTCTATTCGTCGTCGGTTCCCGTGGCCATGCGCCGGTTTGGCGATCCCAACCATTTTGCGGTGCGCAACCTGATCTTTGCCATGATCGGGATCATTGTGGCTACGGTCATCAGTCGGCTTTCGGTGGAGTCGATCCGCAATCTGGGCCGGATTGGCTTTTGGGTTTCCCTGATGACACTGGCGATCGTGTTGATACCCGGCCTCGGTATTGAAGGTGGAGGCGCCCGACGCTGGATCAATTTTCGTGTTTTCACCATTCAGCCGTCAGAACCTTTCAAGGTATTGCTCGTTCTTTTCGTGGCCCATGTGCTGGAGACCGATCCAGGGCGCGTCCTCAGGATTAAGGGGGGGTTGCTTCCCTTGTTGGTCCTTTTTGGCGTTGCTGCCGCCATGCTCATGTCGGAACCTGATTTTGGCGCCACCCTGATCAGTGGCACGGTGGTGTTGGGTATGGTTTTTGTCGCAGGAATTCCTTTCGCATGGATTGTCTTCATGATCGTTGCGGCGATTCCAGCTGCCGCTGCCGGGGTGATCATGGCCCCCTACCGTTTTCAACGGGTCATGTCTTTCTGGGATCCTTGGGACGATCCCCAGGACTCCGATTTTCAATTGGCCCAGTCTCTTCTCTCCTTTGGCAGTGGGGGCATCAGCGGCACCGGCCTGGGAGAGGGTCGTCAAAAGCAGCTTTATCTGCCGGAGGCCCACACGGATTTTATTTTTTCCGTTATTGGCGAGGAGCTGGGACTGTTCTGGATCCTGTTGATCATCGCCCTGTTTGCCGCAATCATCTGGCGCGCCTTTGCCATCGCCCGCTCCACGCCTGACCCTTATGTCCGACTGGGGGCCGCCGGCATGGGAATCCTGCTGGGGACACAATCCATTGCCAACATGGGGGTGGTCATGGGGTTGCTTCCCCCCAAGGGGCTCACGCTGCCTCTGGTCAGTTATGGCGGATCCTCCCTGATCATCACTCTGAGCATCATTGGGCTGTTGTTGGCTTTTTCCCGGACTGTTCCCCCCCAGCACCATGCCAGCCGGGTGGGAAGAGAGTAG